The window TATCTCTCAAAGCACTTATGCCAAACAGCTtgtgaaaatatttgaaatgcAAACAAGCAAGCCCAAAACTATTCCTATGAGCACTTCGTGTATTCTCACCAGAGATGAAAATGGTCTCAAAGTGGATGAGAGACTCTATCGTGGGATGATAGGAAGTCTATTGTATCTTACAGCTAGTCGGCCTGATTTATGTTATAGTGTAGGTGTCTATGCTCGTTACCAATCCAGCCCACGTGTGTTACACCTGACTGCTGTCAAACGAATTATTAAGTTCGTCAAAGGTACTTTGGACTATGGTTTGTATTACACAAAACAAACTAACTCGAGTATTGTGGGTTTTTGTGATGCAGATTGGGCAGGTTCTACAGATGATCGCAGAAGCACTACTGGTGGGTGTT of the Camelina sativa cultivar DH55 unplaced genomic scaffold, Cs unpScaffold02568, whole genome shotgun sequence genome contains:
- the LOC109131701 gene encoding uncharacterized protein LOC109131701 yields the protein MTKEFEMSMCGELSYFLGLQITQTDEGIFISQSTYAKQLVKIFEMQTSKPKTIPMSTSCILTRDENGLKVDERLYRGMIGSLLYLTASRPDLCYSVGVYARYQSSPRVLHLTAVKRIIKFVKDWAGSTDDRRSTTGGCFFLGNNLIAWHSKKQTCVDLADEFGDDPLFLSPLVTHGPLASLV